Sequence from the Thermococcus sp. CX2 genome:
GATGATAATCTCAGAGGTGCTCGGCAACAAGAGCTCCATAGCGCTGTCTATAGTCGGCCCCCTTGGAATGGGAAAGACCCAGCGCCTCAAGAGCATTGCCAAGGCGATAGAAGAAAACCACGGAAAGGCCATCTACGTCAAGGTCGACACCAACGACATCCTCAAACTCACGCGCGATATCTTCTACGCCCTCAAGCCGCCGAAGAGCAGGACGAACATCTTCCTCGAGAACCTCTCCAGGAAGCTTGGCTTCATAGATAGGCTCGAAAAGATGCTCAGCTCAAGCCAAGAGTACAAGAGCAGGGACATAGCGGAGCTCCTCACGGAGCAGATGAGTAAATATTCCTACTGCGCCCTCCTCCTCGATGAGCTTGAAAACATGCAGACGGCAAGGGAACAGGAGAAGATACAGTTCTTTGAGATGCTGAGGCACTTCATAAGCAACATGCCCAGGGGTTGCATAGTGGCCTTCGCCTGCGTTCCGGAAGCCTACGAAGAGTACACAAAGATATTCCCCGCCTTCTTCATGCGCCTCCACTACGAGTTCAAGCTCAGGCCCATGAGCCTGGATGAAGCCTACGAGCTCGTCAAGAAGAGGCTTAACCGCGTTAGGATACGGGACACGGACGACCCGCTGTATCCCTTCACTGAGGGGGCAATAAAGCTCATCCACGAGCTCGGAAAGGGCAACCCGAGGCAGATTCTAAGGCTCCTCCACTACGTGCTCAGCGA
This genomic interval carries:
- a CDS encoding AAA family ATPase; the protein is MEPRGLKLYPYQSYEIYGLSRNPFEQLASEGIQDVEGIHVYQEIDMRLQMIISEVLGNKSSIALSIVGPLGMGKTQRLKSIAKAIEENHGKAIYVKVDTNDILKLTRDIFYALKPPKSRTNIFLENLSRKLGFIDRLEKMLSSSQEYKSRDIAELLTEQMSKYSYCALLLDELENMQTAREQEKIQFFEMLRHFISNMPRGCIVAFACVPEAYEEYTKIFPAFFMRLHYEFKLRPMSLDEAYELVKKRLNRVRIRDTDDPLYPFTEGAIKLIHELGKGNPRQILRLLHYVLSEAAKHKFDPIDDYVVTTILEEPKSLEEYLTRIPKNYKDLVETIVFKFNGGPVSYIQIAKEVKRPGIQVYDQLNELIRLGFLVGDPKGNYKVPEYVRKFLEEDAEREDAKE